TAAAGCGCTCAAGGGGATCGATATCGCGGTTAAGGAGAATTTCTGATACGATTTTTTTCTGATAATCAACGTGAATTCCGAGTATCTTGAGCCCCAACTCCTCCTTGCTTTCGAAATGGTAGTAAAAATTACTCTTGGAAACCCCCGCCGCCTTTATGAGCATGTCGATAGAAGTTCCATTGTATCCGTAAAAACGAAAAGACTCGTAGGCAGCCTCAATAATTTTATCTTTGTTAGTAGGTCTCATCCTTATATCAACTATTAAACTCCGTAGAAAAGCCTCTGTCAATGAATTCGGGGAGTGATTACAGCATGATACGGAACGGTTGGTCCTTAATTGACGACACTGAGAATCAAAGTGTCGCCAGTTCCGGAAAAACTAACACCGGCGGTCATATCCTGCCCCAGCTCTCACGCAAGGGCAGAATCCCATTCGGGGTGATAAAAACACCCGCAGATACCCTTTCGGGCGAGTAAATCTTACAAGCAGGGAAAGCGCAGTCAGCGTCGAGAGCAACTCCTTTTTGAAGCGCACTCTCTACCCCGGCAAGTTATTTCCCCGCGATCAGGCGGGCCTAAGTCTTTCCACCATGTGCTTATTCAGAAAGAGGGAGGGGCGTTTTGAAAACTCTTAAGTCCAGTGTTATTTCTTTTGATCGTCCGTTCAGCTTGCTTCGTGGCCTGAACCGACAATCTCGCTTATGTCACTGATCCCGCTTTTATCCATGAACTCTAAAAGCCCCCTGTTTATCGAGTTCGCAACCGAAAAACCCTCTCCGCGAAGACCCGTGACCACCTGGAGGGCTTTTGCGCCCGCACAAAGCTTCTCAAGCGCAGAAGCCGTGTCGCAAACGCCCCCGACCCCGATTATCTCAAGCTCCCCGCCAGCGGCGCGGTAGATGTGGGAAATAATCGACGTTGAAAGCGACCTGTACTCAGGATCGTTTCCGCTTATTCCCCCGGGAAGACCTTCCCACTTCTCGCCGTACTTTGCCTTGAGGCCCCGGTTATCACTCGTATTGGTAGCGATTACGCCGGAAATCCCGGAATCGATCACGACCCTGAGGAGCTCATCGATCGCCTCCAGGGAAAGATCCGGGGAGATTTTTACAAACAATGGTTTCCCCGCGCCCGAGGAATCCACAAGTGACTCCGTTACCGCACCTATTATCTCCCCAAGGCGCCCTCCGTCCTGAAGCTTCCTGAGCCCCGGGGTGTTGGGGGAACTCACGTTTATTGCGAAGTAGGCGGCGTCCGTGCGGAATTTCCGCGCGACGGCGGCATAGGCCCGCGGGGCGTCTTCATGGCTTGTGTCAGAGTTTATGCCCAGATTTATTCCCACGGGCATATCGAGGCGGCCGTACCACCTGAGGTTCTCTAAAACAATGTCCATCCCCGGGCTGTTAAGGCCAAGAGAATTAAGGCACACATCGGGGGTTACCATGAACTGCCTGGGCTTGGGATTTCCCCTCTGGGGCCTCTCGACGACCGAACCCACCTCGACCCCTGCAAACCCAAGCGAGCAGAGCGCCCGAAGCGCCTTCCCGGTCTTGTCCCATCCGGCGCCCACGATAAGCGGGTTCTCAAAAGGCACGCCGGCCACGCTAACTCCGAGCCTTTTGTCCCTGACCCTAGCCCCGCCGCTTGCGGCGAACTCAAGGAATCTCAGAGTAAGGCCCGAGAACTCGCAGAGGTGCATGAGTTCCTTTACGTTATGGTGCCACGTTTCTGAATCAAGACGGTCAAGAACCGGCCTTAGAAAAGTTTTATAGATCATGCCTTTTGGAGAATTCTATCCGAACAAGGCGTCGGCAGGCAAAGCCGGCCTTCGGATGGAGCGCAGTTGGGTCAGACATTGAACCTGAAAAACATGACGTCCCCGTCGCAAACCTCGTAATCCTTTCCCTCAAGCCTCATTTTTCCGGCTTCCCTCACCATCTGCTCGGAACCTTCCCTCACGTAGTCCTCGTAGGATATGGTCTCGGCCCTTATGAAGCCCCTTTCGAAATCGCTGTGGATAATCCCGGCCGCCTGGGGCGCCTTGGTTCCCCTCTTGACGGTCCACGCCCTTACTTCTTTTGGCCCCGTGGTGAAATAGGTAAGAAGCCCGAGATTTGAGTACGCGCAGTTAACAAGCCTGTCAAGACCGGAGTCGCAAAGCCCGAGTTCCTCCAGAAAAACTGCCTTCTCCTCGTCCCCAAGTTCGGATATTTCGGCCTCTATCTTGGCCGAAACAATGATAACGTCATCTCCCGAGCCGCTCGCGTGCCCTCTCACCTTCTCGACCTCCACATTTCCTTCGGTCCCCGAAACTTCGTCCTCCGATACGTTACATACATAGATAACGGGCTTTGAACTCAGAAGAAAAAGCTCCCGCATAGTATCAGCACATTCCTCTCCACCGGGAAAATCACGCGCACGTTTCCCCGTCTCGATAAATTCTCTAAGAGATCTTACCGTCTCAAGTTCCCTGATTATGTCCCTGTCCCCGCTTTTAGACTGATTTGCTAGTCTTTCCTCCCTTCTCTCGACCGTTTCCAGGTCCTTGAGGATAAGCTCGTCCTCGATCGTGCGGATATCGCGGATGGCGTCAATTCCCTCCTCAACGTGAACAACGTTTTCATCCTCAAAACATCTGACTACGTGAAGTATCAGATCCACTTCCCTTATATGGGAGAGAAAGGCGTTTCCCCTGCCCTTTCCCTCGGAAGCTCCCTTGACAAGCCCCGCGATGTCAACGATCTCTATGCTTGCGGGGACGGTCTTCGGGGGTTTTACGATATTCGAGATGGCATAAAGTCTGGGGTCCGGAACCCCGACCACTCCTATGTTAGGATCTATGGTGCAGAAAGGGAAGTTGGAAGCGTCCGCGTCCGCGTTTGTAAGCGCGTTAAAAAGAGTCGACTTCCCGACGTTCGGGAGTCCCACTATTCCGCATCGAAGTCCCATATGTCTTTAATTTTCCGCGGCCTGTGAGGAAATGGGGTGGATGACCGGATTTGAACCGGCGACCTCTTGGGCCACAACCAAGTGCTCTAACCGGGCTGAGCTACACCCACCGCTGAAATTTTCATTGTCTACGAGGTAAAAACCGAATCTGTTAATATACCGGCAACCTCGTTAACAGACAAAATCGCCGGGAGAAAGTCGCCAAAAACCCTGCGTCTGCTTTCGGCGCCTCTGATTGCGGTTTAAACACATGACTTCCAAAATCCGACTACATTTAGTATAGTACCGAACATGGCTACCGACACTTCCGCTTTGCGATCAGACGTCCGCTACGAACCTAACGACAAACCGCCAACGCTACTGATAGCCGGGCTGGGACTGCAACTTGCCATTATCACCATATCGGGGATCGTCCTCACGCCGTTAATCGTGATCAAGGCGGCCGGCGGATCTGAGGCTTACATGATGTGGGCGGTATTCGCATCAGTCGTGATCAGCGGGATAAGCACGATACTGCAGGCCGTCAGAGTTGGTCGAATCGGCGCAGGATACGTCCTCTTGATGGGCACCTCCGGCGCATTCATCGCAATCTGCATTACCGCGATCGCACAAGGCGGACCCGCCATGCTGGCGACGCTCGTCATTATCTCGTCTTTGTTTCAATTTGCCTTGGCGAGACGTCTTTCTCTGTTTCGCCGGATACTCACCCCCACAGTCGCAGGTACGGTAATCATGCTGATTTCCGTCACCGTGATGCCAATAATTTTCGATCTCCTGGATAACGTTCAGGATGCCGCACATCCCCAGGCTGCTCCCTTCAGCGCGCTTGTAACCGTACTTGTCATCACTGGCATCGCCCTCAAGGGCACCGGTGTATTTCGACTTTGGGCACCCGTAGCAGGCGTCATTGTAGGATCCATTGTTGGCGGTTTTTTCGGAATTTACGACACGGCACGCATTTTCGAGGCCGCCTGGATCGGGTTTCCGCAAGGAGGCTGGCCCGGCCTTGATCTGAGTTTTGGACCGACGTTCTGGACGCTTCTGCCCGGGTTCATCTTTGTCACCCTGATTGGTGCAATCGAAACAGTTGGCGACTCCGTAGCAATTCAGCGCATTTCGTGGCGACGGCCACGGGCCGTAGACTTTCGTTCCGTTCAGGGAGCCGTGGCTGCCGATGGGGTGGGCAACCTGCTATCCGGGTGTGCCGGCACGATTCCAAATACGACGTACTCGACCAGCGTATCGGTAACGGAACTTACCGGAGTGGGAACCCGGACAGTCGGGGTTGCTGCGGGCATCGTCTTTCTCATCTTGGCGTGCTTCCCCAAGGCGCTCGCCGCAATTCTTGCAATTCCGAGTCCGGTGGCCGCAGGGTACCTAGCCATCCTGGTAGCCATGCTGTTTGTGGTTGGAATGAAGGTCGTCGTCCAGGACGGAATTGACTACCGCAAAGGCATGATTGCAGGAGTTTCATTCTGGGTAGGTGTCGGCTTTCAGAACGGCGTGATCTTCCCTGAGTATTTTGCGGCCTTTGCCGGTGGATTATTGCAGAACGGCATGACGGCAGGTGGTCTCACCGCTCTGCTCTTGACACTTTTTGTGGAAGTCACTGAACCTCGGCGCAGACGCATAGAGCTTCCGTTCCACATCACGACATTGCCGAAAATCCGGGAGTTTCTCCAATCGTTTGCTTCCCACAGCGGTTGGGGGGAGGCGATGGCTGACCGACTTGACGCCGCCAGTGAAGAAACCCTGCTCACACTGCTTGAGCAGAAGACGACATCAGATGAGGAAGAACCCTTGCGGCGACTGCACATTATTGCGCACAAAGAAGGCGACGAGGCTGTGCTTGAATTCATTGCATCAGCCACTGAAGAAAATCTCGAAGACCGGATCGCGCTGCTAGGCGAGCGAGCTACGGAAGCCCCAACTGAACAAGATGTGTCTCTGCGACTGTTGCAGCACATCGCCTCGTCGGTACAACATCAACAGTATTACGACACGGACATCGTCAAGATCCGCGTGAAGGCACCAGCTCCTTCATCCAATTGAGTGGTCAAAAGAGGAGAGGCGCAAGGTTTTAGCTGTGTAAGCCGGGAAATACCGGCGCTCCTGCCGTCCGTCTTCCCCTGCGAAGTCCTCGCGTACCGGCAGCTTAAAAGCCCCTTCTATGCTCGCCTGTACGATCCCTCTCAAAGCTAAAAAACCGCCGTTTTCCCCGACGCCCAACGGGTTCCGGCTGGATATTTGATTTAATCGAGAACTTGTTTATACTAGGCTGTCTTTATTCAATCATAACAGGCATCCGAGGAGTGAAGAACCAATGGGCACCACACTGCACATAAGAGACAACATCGAGCAATCCTATGGGGACGTGTACACGCCGGAAGCACTGGAGGCCCTTGAATTCATGGCCCGCTTCAACGGCGAGCAGAAGGCCCTCATGGAAAAAAGGACCCAGAGAAGAAAAAGGCGCTATGAATCCAAGGAAAGAATAACTTTTCTTGATCCAGATTCTCTTATCCCGCGCACCAATCTCAAGGTTCAGGACGCAAGGGACGGAAAATTCGAAGGACCGGAGATTCCCCACGACCTCAAAACACAGTGGATACAGGGAACGGGCCCAGCGGCAAAACCGAACTCCCCGGTTGAAAAAAGCATAAGAAACGTCGCCTACGCCCTTCTCTCGGGCGCGGACGGGTGGATGTTCGACGGCGAGGATGCCCTAGGGCAGATATCAACGATGTCCCTTGACAATCAGCGCAATCTGAAGCTCGCAATTGCGAGGGACGAAGTGTTCATGAAAACCGCCGAAGGCGTGGCCGGGCAGATGAACAGCTGGGGACGGGATTTTTTCGGACACGACATAATCGAGGACTGGGAAAAGCAGCTTGACTTCACCACCGTTATTTTCAGGGCGAGGGGACTTCACCTGGACGACCGCCACATACGCGACGCTGACGGCGTAGCGCTTTCGGCTTCCGTGGTCGACATGACGCTTTTTGTCGTTAACAACTACAGGGAACTCGCCAAGAGAAACTCATCCATAGTCCTTTACCTGCCCAAGATCCAGACCGCCGAGGAAGCCGCGCTATGGAACGAGATGCTAAGCGCCCTTGAGGGCCACATCGGGCTTCCCGAAGGCACTATAAAGGTATACGTGCTTATAGAGCAGCTCGAGGAAACGTTCCAACTGATGGAGATAAGGGCAGTTTTGGGCAAGCACTTCGCCGGGTTTAACACCGGCAGGTGGGATTACATAAACAGCGTCTCTGACGCCATGGCGTGGGATGAGGATTTCGTTAACCCGAACATAGAGTCGATCACCATGACCTACGGATACATGAGAAACTACGAGGACCGCGTTAGAAGGGCCGTTAATACCCCGGACGTAAACGGGAACTTCGCGCTCTGGCAGGGAGGCATGGAGCCCAACATACCGGTGGGATCGAAAGAAGGGGTCGAGAGCAGCATGGAGAAGGCCTACGCGGGGGCCGTAAGGGAGCAGCAGGAAGGGGCGAGCGGCAAATGGGTCGCCCACTGGAAGATGGTCCACATAATAAGGCCCGTCTGGGATAAGGTCGGCGAGGAGAACCAGCTCGGAAGGGAATTCCCTCTCCTTACCTACACCCAGGAGGACGCAGACGGCCTCATACTTCTTGAGCCCGCCCCGAGAACGATAAGGGGGGCACGCAACCTGCTTAGCGTCGGACTTCAGTACGGAAACGCATTCGGCCAGGGATTCCAGGCCGCGGCGCTCAAGCCCGCCGACTTCTTCGGAAACGACGACATTCTCTACCTGATGGAGGACGCCGCTACCGGAGAGATAAGGCTCAGCATACTCTGGGAGTGGATCCACAAGGGAGCGGAGCTCACCGAGGACGACCCCGAGACCGGGCTTAAGGCCGGGGACACGTTCACCGTCGAGGTCTTCGAGAGGCTTCTTGAGGAAGAGTACGCAAAGCTCCAGGCGGCAAGCGACAGGGATGTCCACGACATCTCCAAGCCCACTACCCTTCCGATAGCGAAGCAGATAGTGAGAGCCTACGTGCTTGACGACGTAAAGGTGCCGTGGTACATAGACCTGCTCAACATAAACCTAAACAACCATGACCACGAGGTGGCCTCGCAGAGAATCGAACTCTACATGACGGAGTTCGCGGGCAATGACACGAGAATCACCGAGAACCTCGATTTCGTAATCTAGGTTCCCGAAGAAACAACCATTTTTATTTTCAGGAGAGCATATCGATGAGCCAGTTAGAAGCTGAGATAAAGAAGACGAAAAGGTATTTCTCAAGCGCGCGCTTTAAGGGAATAACTCGTCTTTACTCGCCCCGCCAAGTGGTGGAGCAGAGAGGAACCATAAGAAGGGACTACTCAATCGCGAAAAACGCCGCGGGGGCGTTCTACAAAAGACTCCGCGAGCTTTTCGCCGAGCGAAAGCAGATAACGTCCTTCGGCCCCTATTCGCCCGGCCAGGCAGTCATGATGAAAAGAAAGGGAATAGAGGGCATATATCTCGGCGGATGGGCCACGTCGGCAAAGGGATCGATCGGCGAGGACCAGGGAGCGGATCTCGCTAGCTATCCGCTTAGCCAGGTGCCGGACGAGGCGGCCCCGATAGTGAGGGCGCTTCTCGCCGCGGACAAAAACCAGAGATACAACCGGGCCAGGATGACCGATAAAGAAAGGGAGCAGACACCCGAGATTGACTACAGCCCATTCATAATCGCCGACGCGGACACTGGGCACGGCGGCGATGCCCACGTTAGAAACCTTATCAGAAGGTTCGTCGAGGCGGGCGTTACAGGCTATCACATAGAAGACCAGAAGCCCGGAACCAAGAAATGCGGTCACCAAGGCGGAAAAGTTCTCGTTCCTTCCGACGAGCAGATAAAGAGACTTAACGCCGCCCGGTTCCAGCTCGATATCATGGAAGTGCCCGGAATAATAGTTTCAAGGACCGACGCCGAAGCCGCCACCCTTCTTGACGGAAACGGAGACGAGCGCGACCAGCCGTTTGTCCTGGGAGCAACCAAGCTCAACATCCCAAGCTACAAAAACGCCTACCTGACGATCCTTAAAAGAATCCACGAAAAAGGCGTAAAGGAGATAAATGGCCACAAGCTCTACAAGATAAGCAAAGAGGTCTATGCGGAAACGGACAAGTGGCTTGAGCAAACCGGCATAGCGTCGGTTATTGACGAGACTATAGAAGCAATGAAGGGGGACACCCAGGAACTTGAAACCGCTTTGGATTCCGTAGTCACCAAGTTCGTTGAGATATGGGAAGAGGAATCCGGCCTGAGCACCTTCGGCGAAACAATAGAGACGCTAATGGAGTTTAACATGGAGCAGGGCATTGAATTCGACATGACCATCGAGCAGTGGAGAGAGTTTGCCAAGACCGCCTCCACTAAAGACGCCATGGAGAAGGCCGATTCCCTGGGAATCGACTACATATGGGACCCCGAGATTTCAAGAACGCCCGAGGGATACTCCCAGGTAAAAGGCGGAATTGAATACGCGATCGCAAAGTCGCTTGCCGTGGCGCCCTTCGCCGACCTGCTCTGGATGGAAACCAAGACGGCAGACCTTGAGGACGCAAGGCAGTTCGCGGACGCCATTCACGAGGTCTTTCCGGACAAGATGCTTGCCTACAACCTCTCTCCTTCCTTTAACTGGGACACGACGGGAATGACCGACGAGGAAATGAAGAAATTCCCCGAGGAGATAGGAAAGCTCGGCTTCGTGTTCGATTTCATAACCTACGGAGGCCACCAGATCGACGGCATGGCCGCCGAAGAGTTCGCAACCGCGCTCATGGAAGACGGCATGCTCGCCCTGGCGCGCGTGCAGAGAAGGCTGAGGCTCATAGATTCGCCTTACAAGACTCCGCAGACCCATGTCGGAGGACCCCGCATGGACGGAGCACTTGTTGCAAGTTCCGGAAGAACCGCGACCACGAAGGCTATGGGCAAGGGTTCGACGCAATTCCAGCACCTGGTTCAGACGGAAGTCTCTATCAAGCTTCTCGAAGAGTGGCTCGAGGCCTGGACAAGACACTACAAGATCAAAGACAGCTTCACTGTTGAACTCAAGCCTCACACCGTGGGAACTTTCGTGCTTGAGTTGAACATCATAAACGGCAACGGCGATAAGGTAGGGGACGTCATATTCGAAATACTGCAGGACAGAAAAGGAGAGAAAATACTGACGGTGAGGGACGAGAACAATTTTGATCCCGCACTTCGCCAGAAACGTCTCGCGACACTGCTTCACCTGTTCCTGATTCACCGTTACAGAACCGATTTCGTGCATTACGTAAGCCCCACGGAAGACAATCTCATGCAGACCAAGGGGATGATGAGGCTCGGAATCTACGAATCGGTCAACACAGAAGTCGGTCACATAATAGTGACCAAGGTGAACGTCGAATACGTTAAGGAGCTGCTTAGCCCCGACCGCAGGGAACTCAAGAAGCTCATCGCAAAAAAAACCGGTAGACGCAAAAAGAAGTAACAGAATGCCGGATTGAAAAGATTCTGTTTTTGTGCGTGCCTAAGGTGAAAAGTGTTCCTTTTCACCTTAGGCACAGCTTTTTGTCCGCTCCTTCCGCGAGATATCGCTCACTGATTAAATCTCACTTCCCGATGACCAGTCCCCCATAGGAGTTATGCGCGGCCATAACAACAAAGTGGGGCAATGGATGGCTTCCCGCCGCTACAGCTTCAAAGAAAAAAGGCGCAGAGTATATTTTTTGTAGTAATCGAGACCGAAAACTGTATTCTAATCTGTTCAGAAAAGGGGCAGTGTCTCAATACGCCTCCTAAAAATACGGCGAGGGTAACACGATGCCGGTTAACGTCAAAAAAACGGTAAGGAAAATAGACAGGGCCGTAAGGAAAGGGAACTGGGATGCCGTGAGGGGCATAACCCAGTCCATGCATCCATCCGAGATAGCGTCCCTTATACAGGCTTCCTCCCAGAAAGAGAAGCATCTCATACTCGAGGCTCTAGACGTGGAAGTAGCATCCGAGGTCTATTTCCAGCTTAACCCCGAGGAACGTGTAAGCATACTCAAGCTCATGGGGGAAACTTCCCTCATCGCGATGGCCGAAGAAATGGAATCGGACGATGCCGCCGACTTCCTGGGAGAACTCGCGGAGGATGTGGCAAAGAAAGTTCTCGAAGCCATGGATCCGGAAGAACGCGAGGAGGTGACGCCGCTTCTAAAGTATCCCCAAGATTCCGCGGGCGGAATCATGCAGACCGAGGTTCTTAAAAGTCCGCATGACGCCACCTCGAGAGAAACCATTGAACTCATAAGACAAATCGAGGAAGAAGACGAAGACGACGTAGAGGACCTGCACATGGTGTACGTGGTGAACGAAACAGGGAGACTCGTCGGAAGAGTGTTCCCGCTTAAGCTCTCAACAGCGGCACCTGATTCTCCCCTCTGGACCATAATGGACCCGGTCGAGATCACAGTCATTCCGGAAATGGACCAGGAGGAAGTAGCCAGGATCTTCAGGAAATACGACGAAGTATCGCTTCCCGTGGTAGACAATGCTGGAGTGCTGCTCGGCAGGATAACCGCCGACGACATACTTGACGTCATATCCGAAGAGGCTGGAGAAGACATATACAAACTCGGCGGTATAACCGGCGAGGGACTACATCCTGTACACACATCCATATACGACAACGTGAGGCTGAGAGCTCCCTGGATAATGCTGGCCCTCGCGGGAGAACTTGTCCTGGCAATTATAATAATGCAAAAATTCCAGACCACTCTTGAGAATTTCATCGTACTCGCAGCCCTGCTTCCCCTGGTCATGGCTACGGGTGGAAACGTGGGGGTTCAGACAAACACCATCACCGTCAGAACAATAGCCGCCGGCGATTTCTTTAAAAGCCAGATAAAAGATCTTCTTCTGGGGGAACTCAAGGTGGGATTGGTTCTCGGGATTATAAGCGGCATTTTGGGTTCCCTGATCGGACTTCTGCTAAATACCGCGGAGGCTGATGTTACAAGATTGTTTCTGGTAATATTCGCGGGAATCGTAGGAGCCACACTTACAACTTCGTTCCTTGGAGTCGCAGGCCCGCTGGTTCTTAACAGACTAAAGATGGACCCGGCGGTATCATCGGGACCGTTTCTCGTCACGTTCAACGATATATTTGGTAGCGCCTTCTACCTTTTCCTAGGCGCTGCCCTACTCTGAAATAGTTGGCCGGTATCTTTAGAAAATTTAACCCGGTATTTCTTTCCATTATGTGTTTCTTATAGGAAATACGTCCGAGAAAAAACTCTGTTGCAGTATTATAATGTACACCTAAGAAGAGAGACTCAAACTCGCAGTCGATCCACGAGAACTAGGTCCAACTATGCTGGATGTACCCTTTATTATTAGATCGCTTCAACAGAAGCCTTGAGTGACGCGTAATGAATTGGCGAAACAGTCTCTATCATTTCAAGTAGGTATTTCACATTATTTTGTGTTTCTGGGACCAAGGCTGGATCAAAACCTTTGCCTGGAGAATGGGATAGATCATTCGCGAATTTAAGTAGAGCTGTTTTCTTGTTTTCGTCGAAATTAACACGCTCAAGTTTGTGATACATGCTTTGACTTCCCGGATAATAGAATTCTAGAAAAGCCTCAAGCACCTTTCTGGCAACATTAGGAATGTGGTACGATCCGGCTATCGTTCCGTCGGACTTAAAGAAATAAAGCAATTTAAATAGATAAGAATACTCACTCTCGTTTTGTAATAGTTCCTTATCAAGGGGTTTGATCGTCGCCTGTCTTGATCCATCAGATTTGAGGTCGCAAAGTAGCATGTAATATTTTCTTCGGATAGAATTTGGCCGAATATTCTTGCACCAATTTAATAAAAGCCTCAAAAAGTCAAAATTATGTGTCAGCAAGAACGCTTGCTTGGCGTTCTTAATCGCATTTTTCAGGAACGAAAATGCCTGGTAAACAGAATTTGAATCCAAGCTCGATACGGGATCATCTATAACGACGATCCCGTTCTGTAAATCAAAATCCTGATCTTCAAGTTGAACAATAAAGTAGATAAATGTGATGGCAGTTTTTTCGCCTTCGCTCAAGCGCTTCGCCGCCTCACCATTTCTAAGGATGCGATACCCTTCTCCTTCAGGTTCGAATTGCAATTCATTTCTGCCAAGAAAGGTCTGTAATAGGTCTGTGAGTCTTGCCGCAGCCTGGGTGGTGTTTGATACTTTTTGGCGGTTTTTGTAAATTCTCTTTTTTAGCGCACCCGTCCCAAGCTCGCCTGTCGCCGAATCACCTTCTTTTATCGCTTCCAATCGCTGATCAATTTCCTTGATCTCCGCATCATAGGCTAGCACATCCTCACGGATCGAGGTGAGATGGTGTGTTTCTATCGCATTAGTGGCTGCGCGCACATGTTTTTCAAAGGATTCAGTCTTGCCATTATGCAAAGCAATTAAATCATTTAGGGCTTCCAGCTTCTTATAAAAAGTAGAAGGATTAATTTCCTTTAAAGTGAATGGAACCTGCTCCGTTCGGCGCTGCAGTTTGTCTTTTAGACAATCATGAAAATTCCCGAGATCATCTAACAAAGTCGTTTTAGCATCTTCAAAGGCCTCAAGATGAGACTGATAATCGCATTGCAACTCATCATACAGTTGCGACTTTATTGGAGTTATAACCGCTTTTACAGTGCTCATAATAAGCTTAGCATCCTGAATTAAACTCTCGATGCGTTGCTTCAATAGTTTGTCAGATTGATTAAAGTGCCTGCCAAGCGCTTCCATGCGCTCGGCAGTGATATCTTGGCCACAATACTCGCACTTCTCAGACGAGTGTTTCTCATGCAGAATTAGGCCTTGCTCAATCCACCCTCCAATATCTGGATTGTCGCGCAGGCGCTGGATCGCTAGCGAGTCCGATGTTTGCAATAGAATTGCTTGTGTTGAACTTTCGAGCGCGGAGATAGCTTGTACTAAGTTTAAGCTCACTGGTCGCTCTTCTGACAACAAATTAACTGTGTCCAGATATATCGCGTCGATTTTTTCCAGAGATTTTTGGCGCAAGGTGGAGCAGTTTTTTGTTAGCTCGGCTTCACTCAGGGAATTCTCTTCTTCCATAGCTGCGAAAGCCGCCTCAGCATTCGGTTTACGATAAGTTCGTGTCACCTGACCACTTGTTTCCGATGCAATAATCCTCGCTATGTCGGTGAATTTCTTTCCACGGAGTACTTCCAATCTTTTTCTTTCATCAGTTTTCGTACGTACTTCTTCTTCAAAAGCACTCAGTGTCTGTTCATCAGTTTGAATTTGTCCAACAAGCGATTTGTTTTCTTTTCCTATAATAAAGATTGGATTTAATTGGCCCTCAATCTCACCAAGGTTTGAATCTATATAGTCAGAATTGAAAACTCGAATCATGCAAGGGTAGTATTGACCCTCTTTGAATTGTCCTTCATCGCTCGTGATCTTGTATTTGAGAGAAGGATAATCATCTGAGTTTCCCACATTAAAGCTTGCAAACATTCTTGAAAGGGTCGTTTTGCCTGACCCGTTCATGCCATAAAGAATATTAAATCGACCAAAATCCTCCAAGTCAGCCGCTTTTTTGTAGTCATAAAATATACCAAGACCATCTATGCGTTCTATGTTTGTCAACATAGCGGATCATTCCTCAATTTCTTTATCTTCAAGAAGCGGTAGTTCTAATCCTTCAATTTCCTGTATCGCTTGTCCCGCAATCCCTTGCAGATCACCATACATGCCAACCGCGCTTTCGATGACACCTTGGATTTGAGCCTCACGCTTGGCCCAAAGACGTGTCATTGATTTACGTTCGCGATCGAGATCGGCCTGCATGTCGGAAAACTTTTCCACGATAGCTTCCACACGGTGTCGGAACCGTGGGCCAGTCA
The DNA window shown above is from Candidatus Dadabacteria bacterium and carries:
- a CDS encoding isocitrate lyase family protein, whose amino-acid sequence is MSQLEAEIKKTKRYFSSARFKGITRLYSPRQVVEQRGTIRRDYSIAKNAAGAFYKRLRELFAERKQITSFGPYSPGQAVMMKRKGIEGIYLGGWATSAKGSIGEDQGADLASYPLSQVPDEAAPIVRALLAADKNQRYNRARMTDKEREQTPEIDYSPFIIADADTGHGGDAHVRNLIRRFVEAGVTGYHIEDQKPGTKKCGHQGGKVLVPSDEQIKRLNAARFQLDIMEVPGIIVSRTDAEAATLLDGNGDERDQPFVLGATKLNIPSYKNAYLTILKRIHEKGVKEINGHKLYKISKEVYAETDKWLEQTGIASVIDETIEAMKGDTQELETALDSVVTKFVEIWEEESGLSTFGETIETLMEFNMEQGIEFDMTIEQWREFAKTASTKDAMEKADSLGIDYIWDPEISRTPEGYSQVKGGIEYAIAKSLAVAPFADLLWMETKTADLEDARQFADAIHEVFPDKMLAYNLSPSFNWDTTGMTDEEMKKFPEEIGKLGFVFDFITYGGHQIDGMAAEEFATALMEDGMLALARVQRRLRLIDSPYKTPQTHVGGPRMDGALVASSGRTATTKAMGKGSTQFQHLVQTEVSIKLLEEWLEAWTRHYKIKDSFTVELKPHTVGTFVLELNIINGNGDKVGDVIFEILQDRKGEKILTVRDENNFDPALRQKRLATLLHLFLIHRYRTDFVHYVSPTEDNLMQTKGMMRLGIYESVNTEVGHIIVTKVNVEYVKELLSPDRRELKKLIAKKTGRRKKK
- the mgtE gene encoding magnesium transporter, producing the protein MPVNVKKTVRKIDRAVRKGNWDAVRGITQSMHPSEIASLIQASSQKEKHLILEALDVEVASEVYFQLNPEERVSILKLMGETSLIAMAEEMESDDAADFLGELAEDVAKKVLEAMDPEEREEVTPLLKYPQDSAGGIMQTEVLKSPHDATSRETIELIRQIEEEDEDDVEDLHMVYVVNETGRLVGRVFPLKLSTAAPDSPLWTIMDPVEITVIPEMDQEEVARIFRKYDEVSLPVVDNAGVLLGRITADDILDVISEEAGEDIYKLGGITGEGLHPVHTSIYDNVRLRAPWIMLALAGELVLAIIIMQKFQTTLENFIVLAALLPLVMATGGNVGVQTNTITVRTIAAGDFFKSQIKDLLLGELKVGLVLGIISGILGSLIGLLLNTAEADVTRLFLVIFAGIVGATLTTSFLGVAGPLVLNRLKMDPAVSSGPFLVTFNDIFGSAFYLFLGAALL
- a CDS encoding AAA family ATPase yields the protein MLTNIERIDGLGIFYDYKKAADLEDFGRFNILYGMNGSGKTTLSRMFASFNVGNSDDYPSLKYKITSDEGQFKEGQYYPCMIRVFNSDYIDSNLGEIEGQLNPIFIIGKENKSLVGQIQTDEQTLSAFEEEVRTKTDERKRLEVLRGKKFTDIARIIASETSGQVTRTYRKPNAEAAFAAMEEENSLSEAELTKNCSTLRQKSLEKIDAIYLDTVNLLSEERPVSLNLVQAISALESSTQAILLQTSDSLAIQRLRDNPDIGGWIEQGLILHEKHSSEKCEYCGQDITAERMEALGRHFNQSDKLLKQRIESLIQDAKLIMSTVKAVITPIKSQLYDELQCDYQSHLEAFEDAKTTLLDDLGNFHDCLKDKLQRRTEQVPFTLKEINPSTFYKKLEALNDLIALHNGKTESFEKHVRAATNAIETHHLTSIREDVLAYDAEIKEIDQRLEAIKEGDSATGELGTGALKKRIYKNRQKVSNTTQAAARLTDLLQTFLGRNELQFEPEGEGYRILRNGEAAKRLSEGEKTAITFIYFIVQLEDQDFDLQNGIVVIDDPVSSLDSNSVYQAFSFLKNAIKNAKQAFLLTHNFDFLRLLLNWCKNIRPNSIRRKYYMLLCDLKSDGSRQATIKPLDKELLQNESEYSYLFKLLYFFKSDGTIAGSYHIPNVARKVLEAFLEFYYPGSQSMYHKLERVNFDENKKTALLKFANDLSHSPGKGFDPALVPETQNNVKYLLEMIETVSPIHYASLKASVEAI